Within the Arachis duranensis cultivar V14167 chromosome 10, aradu.V14167.gnm2.J7QH, whole genome shotgun sequence genome, the region tttatattttaatattaataaaataataaaatatcaaaatatcattacaatttatctaaaaaatactttatattttacatGTATACGTGTCCCAATATcatgtaagattttaaaattcatgtgtTACGTGTCTGTCTCCATGCATCATAAGTTCCATTTAAACTTTCTGCATACCATATCCAAAAGTATCTCAGAATTGAGATTGAGTGAAGCTAACTCCAAAAGTTGGCTCAGTGAATATTGGCTCACTtgtaaaactatataaaaactaTTCGAGAGATGTAAAACTTGTAATTCAGCTTATGGAAACAAAATGGCAGAATAAGTAGAAGACAACattgaagagaaacataaaGCACATTACATTTAAACAAGGAACTAGTCTGCAAAGTTGCACATCAGCGACATATTAACATTTGAACTCTGGGGAAAAACTAAACCCAAAAAAAACCAACATATCCACCCCACCACCAGCCATCAGAAAAAGGACCAACATTCCATATTCCAGAAGGAAAGGGTTTAGTTTTCCCCTCAGAAGCATTTCTGACCCCATTTGAGGCCAAAACTATAACTAAGACATTTAAGACGTTTACAATAAAAAACATGCAAAGGGATAAGGCTATTTGCTTTTGCCTGGGGACACTGAAGACCCACCAGATTAAGCAACAGTAGATTCGAAAGGGTATACATATATGATGATATACTGATGGATCAACTTGCAGCCATCCAGCACCCCCAAGTCTCAGTCCGGGTTTGGCATGGAATTACACTGCCCATGCCACAGAACATTGGTAATCTAGACAAAAAATAATGGCGCTCGTTAACTCGTTGAACTAGTATACAACATTGCCCTTGGAGCTTACATCAAGATCCTTCCATGGGAGAAAACTGTAGCCCTATTTGCCGCTTCAAGTGATCCGGTATCAACTTATTGATGAGCTCTGGAGACGCCCCAGACAGCTGTAAAGGGAGAGTCACAAcatttgttcatcaattttGTTTTAGGGAGTTATATAATAATCACAGTCAATAACAGCAACAATTTGGATGGTTGATTGGTTTGGCTGAATTTTGACAAAGAGCAATGTGTTGAAAATTCAGACTACCCAAACAGttgttaaagaaataaaaaagaaaacacccAAAAAAAGCACACTTGGATATATGGACCCTTCTATGGATTCTAGACTTCTGTAAACACATtgcaaaatttaattattttggacCAATAAGTTACTGCTAGATTACACATCTACCAAGAAAATTATTGAGAACTTACTTCCTGTTTGAAGTCAAATAGAGGTGGGAATGGGCGACCATTTGGCAGGCGGGCATTAGGTTCTCGGAGTTCATCAAAGAAAGGATGTGCACATGCTTCTAGCTGCATAACAGAAAAGATCCTCATCAGATTTCTAGGTTATTTTTTCCCAAAGAACAACCATTAATGATCCAATTCCAACAAAATACAAACTGATATACACATAGAAATACTAATTTAATAGATGAGTTAGAggatagaaaacaaaaaagctagCCAATCACACTCACCGCAGTGCACCGGAGACTAGGGGAATACTGCAAAAGCCGGGAGGCAAGATCTATAGCTTCCGGAGGCATCTTTTTGTGGAATATCTGAAAACAATTTTTTGAAGTGTTAGAATGACCAGGAATATTTTCAATCTACTCAACTTATCTCAACATCAGAAAATTGAAGTGTCAGAAAAGAGGTGGAAAGGATAAGACCTTGTGCCATGGATGTGCTTTGATCTGTGGAAACCTGAAGTCATTGTAATTTGGGTTCATACAACGTACTTCCTCCCGAGTGGGTGTGCCAAGCACCTGCAATCAAAATTTTAGAGTTAACTTGTGATGGCAAAACTGACATGATATCAGAAATAATCTAAAATTACCAACACCAGTTGCACCTGTATAATATGTACAAGCTGGTCCACTGCATTTTCACCTGGGAATAGTGGCTGCAAAAGTTGAAATTCTGTCAGATGGATGGtagataataaaagaaaaatcatcTCACTCACAGTACATTTTTGAAGGAATAATAATGAAAACAAAGCCTTGACACAAACCTGACCCAAAAGCAGTTCAGCAAGGACACAGCCAGCTGACCAAATATCAATTGAAGTAGTATACTCTGTGGCACCAAATATAAGCTCTGGAGCTCGATAGAAACGTGAGCATATGTATGATATGTTAGCTTCACCTTTCACCTGATCAGAATAAAGACCCAAGGTTAACACAAGGAAATTCCACACAACAAAGAAAAGCctattacacagaaaaagcatGATCCTGAATACTGCAAGATGAGTAATAATATTGCTACAAAATATGTTGGATGATTAGAAAGTAAAAACAGAATGCAATGCTGGTCTTCACTATTAAGAAGCCAGGACACCAGCATGTCAAGATATATTCTATACTGAATAAATACTACAAAAAATTATGCATGCACAACAAAGAACAAACTAAGTGTCTTGTGTAAAATGAAGGGGCCAACATACTAGCACTTTTGCACTTCCAAAATCACATAGCTTAACTTGGTGGGTAAGAGGATCAACCTGGATAATACAGATAACAGCATCAGAAGCCAGGAAGGATTATGAGaaataattatgatttttataTATTCAGCAAAGAGATATAGACAAACCAGTATATTTTGAGGCTTCAAATCTCTGTGGCAAACTCGAGGAACCGTGTGTATATAAGCCAAGCCCCTGAAAATCTGCAGGCCCACCACAAACTTTTATTAGGCAAAGAGAATGAAATCAAGGGGTGTTAACAATCACCAAAATTCTTAAGCATACCTGGTACATGTAAAGTTTTACATAGATAATGGGCATTCTTTGATTAGCATTACTATAATGCTTTAAGACCCGATACATGGATTCTGGAACATATTCCATCACCAAATTAAGAAAAAGTTCATCTGTACTTGTTGTGGAAAAGAAACAATGCTTCAGGGAGATCACATTTGGATGATTCATCACACGCATTAGCTGTAGCTCACGATTCTTGTATCTTCGGTCTTGCAAAACCTTCTTAATGGCCACTGCCTCTCCAGTTTCCAAGCATTTCGCCTAAGAGGAAAAAAAACCATCAGCATGATACAAAATAGGTGGAAACAGCAACAGTTATGAGCATGGTATTAGCATACCTGGAAAACAATTCCAAATGATCCAGTTCCTACAACACGCTCGGCCATGTAGCTAATAGTCTACAAGCATCAGTAAATAAGAAATCATTAAATCCCGATACATGCCATATTACCAGTGGAATGGATTCACAAAGACAATACCTGTTTGGGCTCGCCATTTTTGCCTCCAATAGTTGTAGATATGATGTGTCCAGTGAGAGAATCATTCCCGTTGACAACAGAGGTAGACATCTC harbors:
- the LOC107468282 gene encoding shaggy-related protein kinase eta, with protein sequence MAEDKEMSTSVVNGNDSLTGHIISTTIGGKNGEPKQTISYMAERVVGTGSFGIVFQAKCLETGEAVAIKKVLQDRRYKNRELQLMRVMNHPNVISLKHCFFSTTSTDELFLNLVMEYVPESMYRVLKHYSNANQRMPIIYVKLYMYQIFRGLAYIHTVPRVCHRDLKPQNILVDPLTHQVKLCDFGSAKVLVKGEANISYICSRFYRAPELIFGATEYTTSIDIWSAGCVLAELLLGQPLFPGENAVDQLVHIIQVLGTPTREEVRCMNPNYNDFRFPQIKAHPWHKIFHKKMPPEAIDLASRLLQYSPSLRCTALEACAHPFFDELREPNARLPNGRPFPPLFDFKQELSGASPELINKLIPDHLKRQIGLQFSPMEGS